A DNA window from Zonotrichia albicollis isolate bZonAlb1 chromosome 2, bZonAlb1.hap1, whole genome shotgun sequence contains the following coding sequences:
- the WDR73 gene encoding integrator complex assembly factor WDR73 isoform X2 encodes MEAADEWLLQSLRLYRDLHTFELQAPTRLIEWARGDRRVGWAGGKPSPCSWLFMPTHQGVCVAGYGQSDGNEILQLIPPPTLLTKETQGLCPERDFKVECGGFSERPVYSLKYVPDTSLLVTSGPPDSSLQVWQVSAEDSDVIKSISTIATENGTGQSWAKIDTISARAPWVLHGSRLDRIQITEVESRKNVYTAAPQGSEELSSLAFLDCSLLLLCSATGRLCLADTRQPQGLTEAVPVPSAPSSERWCMGTRHAAQGSQPSSQPVARLSSRGLLALTDLRKTSEFLAVAKARVPSSGSGAEFLCVSWAPALEGYLAVSGFDGTVHVYDTQSWDSSGREAEPIFVHKGHTFGGAGGSRDPPLVTVHTWHLQKPRTLLSAASDGSLHVWDWVQPCGKCG; translated from the exons CGAGCTCCAGGCGCCCACCCGCCTCATCGAATGGGCCCGCGGGGACC GGAgggtgggctgggcaggggggaaGCCCTCACCGTGTTCCTGGCTCTTCATGCCCACCCACCAAGGTGTCTGTGTAGCCGGGTATGGACAGTCCGATGGGAACGAGATCCTGCAGCTGATCCCACCGCCAACACTGCTGACAAAGGAGACCCAG GGCCTGTGTCCAGAGAGAGATTTCAAGGTAGAATgtggtggattttcagagcgCCCAGTGTACAGCCTGAAATACGTGCCAGACACCAG CTTGCTGGTGACAAGTGGCCCACCCGACAGCTCCCTCCAGGTCtggcaggtgtcagcagaggaCTCTG ATGTTATTAAGTCCATAAGCACCATAGCAACAGAAAATGGCACTGGGCAGTCCTGGGCTAAAATTGACACCATTTCAGCCAGAGCCCCATGGGTCCTTCATGGTTCAAGACTTGACAGAATCCAAATTACAGAGGTTGAATCAAGGAAAAATGTCTACACAGCAG CTCCCCAAGGCAGCGAGGagctgagcagcctggccttcctggactgcagcctgctgctgctgtgcagtgccaCGGGCCGGCTGTGCCTGGCCGACACGCGGCAGCCGCAGGGTCTCACGGAGGCCGTGCCAGTGCCCTCAGCGCCCAGCAGCGAGCGCTGGTGCATGGGCACCCGGcatgcagcccagggctcccagcccagctcccagcccgtGGCTCGCCTCTCGAGCAGGGGGCTCCTGGCCCTGACAGACCTCAGGAAAACCTCGGAGTTCTTGGCTGTGGCAAAGGCCAGAGTCCCCTCTTCCGGCTCAGGTGCGGAGTTCCTGTGCGTCTCCTGGGCTCCTGCTCTGGAAGGCTACCTTGCCGTTTCAG GTTTTGATGGCACTGTGCATGTGTAtgacacacagagctgggacagctctggcagggaagcagagcccatCTTCGTTCACAAAGGCCACACATTCGGTGGAGCAGGTGGCAGCAGGGACCCTCCCCTGGTCACTGTGCACACGTGGCATCTGCAGAAACCCAGAACTTTGTTGTCAGCAGCGAGTGATGGTTCCTTGCACGTCTGGGACTGGGTTCAGCCCTGTGGGAAGTGTGGGTAG
- the WDR73 gene encoding integrator complex assembly factor WDR73 isoform X4: MEAADEWLLQSLRLYRDLHTFELQAPTRLIEWARGDRVCVAGYGQSDGNEILQLIPPPTLLTKETQGLCPERDFKVECGGFSERPVYSLKYVPDTSLLVTSGPPDSSLQVWQVSAEDSDVIKSISTIATENGTGQSWAKIDTISARAPWVLHGSRLDRIQITEVESRKNVYTAAPQGSEELSSLAFLDCSLLLLCSATGRLCLADTRQPQGLTEAVPVPSAPSSERWCMGTRHAAQGSQPSSQPVARLSSRGLLALTDLRKTSEFLAVAKARVPSSGSGAEFLCVSWAPALEGYLAVSGFDGTVHVYDTQSWDSSGREAEPIFVHKGHTFGGAGGSRDPPLVTVHTWHLQKPRTLLSAASDGSLHVWDWVQPCGKCG; the protein is encoded by the exons CGAGCTCCAGGCGCCCACCCGCCTCATCGAATGGGCCCGCGGGGACC GTGTCTGTGTAGCCGGGTATGGACAGTCCGATGGGAACGAGATCCTGCAGCTGATCCCACCGCCAACACTGCTGACAAAGGAGACCCAG GGCCTGTGTCCAGAGAGAGATTTCAAGGTAGAATgtggtggattttcagagcgCCCAGTGTACAGCCTGAAATACGTGCCAGACACCAG CTTGCTGGTGACAAGTGGCCCACCCGACAGCTCCCTCCAGGTCtggcaggtgtcagcagaggaCTCTG ATGTTATTAAGTCCATAAGCACCATAGCAACAGAAAATGGCACTGGGCAGTCCTGGGCTAAAATTGACACCATTTCAGCCAGAGCCCCATGGGTCCTTCATGGTTCAAGACTTGACAGAATCCAAATTACAGAGGTTGAATCAAGGAAAAATGTCTACACAGCAG CTCCCCAAGGCAGCGAGGagctgagcagcctggccttcctggactgcagcctgctgctgctgtgcagtgccaCGGGCCGGCTGTGCCTGGCCGACACGCGGCAGCCGCAGGGTCTCACGGAGGCCGTGCCAGTGCCCTCAGCGCCCAGCAGCGAGCGCTGGTGCATGGGCACCCGGcatgcagcccagggctcccagcccagctcccagcccgtGGCTCGCCTCTCGAGCAGGGGGCTCCTGGCCCTGACAGACCTCAGGAAAACCTCGGAGTTCTTGGCTGTGGCAAAGGCCAGAGTCCCCTCTTCCGGCTCAGGTGCGGAGTTCCTGTGCGTCTCCTGGGCTCCTGCTCTGGAAGGCTACCTTGCCGTTTCAG GTTTTGATGGCACTGTGCATGTGTAtgacacacagagctgggacagctctggcagggaagcagagcccatCTTCGTTCACAAAGGCCACACATTCGGTGGAGCAGGTGGCAGCAGGGACCCTCCCCTGGTCACTGTGCACACGTGGCATCTGCAGAAACCCAGAACTTTGTTGTCAGCAGCGAGTGATGGTTCCTTGCACGTCTGGGACTGGGTTCAGCCCTGTGGGAAGTGTGGGTAG
- the WDR73 gene encoding integrator complex assembly factor WDR73 isoform X3, producing MEAADEWLLQSLRLYRDLHTFELQAPTRLIEWARGDRVCVAGYGQSDGNEILQLIPPPTLLTKETQGLCPERDFKVECGGFSERPVYSLKYVPDTSLLVTSGPPDSSLQVWQVSAEDSDVIKSISTIATENGTGQSWAKIDTISARAPWVLHGSRLDRIQITEVESRKNVYTAGIQAPQGSEELSSLAFLDCSLLLLCSATGRLCLADTRQPQGLTEAVPVPSAPSSERWCMGTRHAAQGSQPSSQPVARLSSRGLLALTDLRKTSEFLAVAKARVPSSGSGAEFLCVSWAPALEGYLAVSGFDGTVHVYDTQSWDSSGREAEPIFVHKGHTFGGAGGSRDPPLVTVHTWHLQKPRTLLSAASDGSLHVWDWVQPCGKCG from the exons CGAGCTCCAGGCGCCCACCCGCCTCATCGAATGGGCCCGCGGGGACC GTGTCTGTGTAGCCGGGTATGGACAGTCCGATGGGAACGAGATCCTGCAGCTGATCCCACCGCCAACACTGCTGACAAAGGAGACCCAG GGCCTGTGTCCAGAGAGAGATTTCAAGGTAGAATgtggtggattttcagagcgCCCAGTGTACAGCCTGAAATACGTGCCAGACACCAG CTTGCTGGTGACAAGTGGCCCACCCGACAGCTCCCTCCAGGTCtggcaggtgtcagcagaggaCTCTG ATGTTATTAAGTCCATAAGCACCATAGCAACAGAAAATGGCACTGGGCAGTCCTGGGCTAAAATTGACACCATTTCAGCCAGAGCCCCATGGGTCCTTCATGGTTCAAGACTTGACAGAATCCAAATTACAGAGGTTGAATCAAGGAAAAATGTCTACACAGCAGGTATTCAAG CTCCCCAAGGCAGCGAGGagctgagcagcctggccttcctggactgcagcctgctgctgctgtgcagtgccaCGGGCCGGCTGTGCCTGGCCGACACGCGGCAGCCGCAGGGTCTCACGGAGGCCGTGCCAGTGCCCTCAGCGCCCAGCAGCGAGCGCTGGTGCATGGGCACCCGGcatgcagcccagggctcccagcccagctcccagcccgtGGCTCGCCTCTCGAGCAGGGGGCTCCTGGCCCTGACAGACCTCAGGAAAACCTCGGAGTTCTTGGCTGTGGCAAAGGCCAGAGTCCCCTCTTCCGGCTCAGGTGCGGAGTTCCTGTGCGTCTCCTGGGCTCCTGCTCTGGAAGGCTACCTTGCCGTTTCAG GTTTTGATGGCACTGTGCATGTGTAtgacacacagagctgggacagctctggcagggaagcagagcccatCTTCGTTCACAAAGGCCACACATTCGGTGGAGCAGGTGGCAGCAGGGACCCTCCCCTGGTCACTGTGCACACGTGGCATCTGCAGAAACCCAGAACTTTGTTGTCAGCAGCGAGTGATGGTTCCTTGCACGTCTGGGACTGGGTTCAGCCCTGTGGGAAGTGTGGGTAG
- the WDR73 gene encoding integrator complex assembly factor WDR73 isoform X1, translating into MEAADEWLLQSLRLYRDLHTFELQAPTRLIEWARGDRRVGWAGGKPSPCSWLFMPTHQGVCVAGYGQSDGNEILQLIPPPTLLTKETQGLCPERDFKVECGGFSERPVYSLKYVPDTSLLVTSGPPDSSLQVWQVSAEDSDVIKSISTIATENGTGQSWAKIDTISARAPWVLHGSRLDRIQITEVESRKNVYTAGIQAPQGSEELSSLAFLDCSLLLLCSATGRLCLADTRQPQGLTEAVPVPSAPSSERWCMGTRHAAQGSQPSSQPVARLSSRGLLALTDLRKTSEFLAVAKARVPSSGSGAEFLCVSWAPALEGYLAVSGFDGTVHVYDTQSWDSSGREAEPIFVHKGHTFGGAGGSRDPPLVTVHTWHLQKPRTLLSAASDGSLHVWDWVQPCGKCG; encoded by the exons CGAGCTCCAGGCGCCCACCCGCCTCATCGAATGGGCCCGCGGGGACC GGAgggtgggctgggcaggggggaaGCCCTCACCGTGTTCCTGGCTCTTCATGCCCACCCACCAAGGTGTCTGTGTAGCCGGGTATGGACAGTCCGATGGGAACGAGATCCTGCAGCTGATCCCACCGCCAACACTGCTGACAAAGGAGACCCAG GGCCTGTGTCCAGAGAGAGATTTCAAGGTAGAATgtggtggattttcagagcgCCCAGTGTACAGCCTGAAATACGTGCCAGACACCAG CTTGCTGGTGACAAGTGGCCCACCCGACAGCTCCCTCCAGGTCtggcaggtgtcagcagaggaCTCTG ATGTTATTAAGTCCATAAGCACCATAGCAACAGAAAATGGCACTGGGCAGTCCTGGGCTAAAATTGACACCATTTCAGCCAGAGCCCCATGGGTCCTTCATGGTTCAAGACTTGACAGAATCCAAATTACAGAGGTTGAATCAAGGAAAAATGTCTACACAGCAGGTATTCAAG CTCCCCAAGGCAGCGAGGagctgagcagcctggccttcctggactgcagcctgctgctgctgtgcagtgccaCGGGCCGGCTGTGCCTGGCCGACACGCGGCAGCCGCAGGGTCTCACGGAGGCCGTGCCAGTGCCCTCAGCGCCCAGCAGCGAGCGCTGGTGCATGGGCACCCGGcatgcagcccagggctcccagcccagctcccagcccgtGGCTCGCCTCTCGAGCAGGGGGCTCCTGGCCCTGACAGACCTCAGGAAAACCTCGGAGTTCTTGGCTGTGGCAAAGGCCAGAGTCCCCTCTTCCGGCTCAGGTGCGGAGTTCCTGTGCGTCTCCTGGGCTCCTGCTCTGGAAGGCTACCTTGCCGTTTCAG GTTTTGATGGCACTGTGCATGTGTAtgacacacagagctgggacagctctggcagggaagcagagcccatCTTCGTTCACAAAGGCCACACATTCGGTGGAGCAGGTGGCAGCAGGGACCCTCCCCTGGTCACTGTGCACACGTGGCATCTGCAGAAACCCAGAACTTTGTTGTCAGCAGCGAGTGATGGTTCCTTGCACGTCTGGGACTGGGTTCAGCCCTGTGGGAAGTGTGGGTAG